The following coding sequences lie in one Pseudomonadota bacterium genomic window:
- a CDS encoding DUF1365 domain-containing protein, with translation MRSKISWGRVDHWRAGPKEHSFSYPIFTFELDLDELDTLSISPRLFGYEKRALFSIRSNDYLEGTGGLREKVERILKAHGQPIRPDRITLITMPRYFGYVFNPVSFFACFDQAGRVLGLITQVSNTFGESHIYPLVSDSASEPALMPVSWRFPKEFFVSPFFDREGEYSVTLRGEGEKLSVQVDLERDNTRVFSALLQGDAQPLSARFVLATIRKYPITSFMTMPRIHREALNLYFKVGATPYPKPSPANLYTIRSRQNIIHRARLGLLAFLRACRGVGRGRGCCSGIKNSEAKK, from the coding sequence ATGAGGTCAAAGATCTCCTGGGGCAGGGTAGATCACTGGCGTGCGGGGCCGAAGGAGCACTCCTTCTCGTATCCGATCTTTACCTTTGAGCTTGATCTAGATGAATTAGATACGCTCTCTATCTCGCCAAGGCTTTTTGGATATGAAAAGAGAGCGCTCTTTAGTATCAGATCGAACGATTACTTAGAGGGTACTGGGGGGCTGCGTGAGAAGGTTGAGCGCATCCTCAAGGCGCATGGACAACCTATTCGCCCAGACCGCATTACATTAATTACCATGCCCCGTTACTTTGGGTATGTTTTTAATCCCGTTAGCTTCTTTGCCTGCTTCGATCAGGCGGGGCGTGTTCTTGGACTTATTACGCAGGTCAGTAACACCTTTGGAGAGAGCCATATCTATCCCCTTGTAAGTGATTCAGCTAGTGAGCCAGCTCTGATGCCAGTTTCGTGGCGATTCCCGAAAGAGTTCTTCGTTTCGCCCTTCTTTGATCGTGAGGGTGAGTACTCAGTTACCCTGCGAGGGGAGGGCGAGAAGCTCTCGGTCCAGGTCGACCTAGAGCGCGATAATACACGGGTGTTTTCAGCCCTATTACAGGGGGATGCGCAGCCCTTAAGCGCACGTTTCGTACTGGCAACTATTCGAAAATACCCGATAACCTCATTTATGACGATGCCCCGCATTCATAGAGAGGCTCTTAATCTGTATTTCAAGGTAGGGGCGACGCCATACCCTAAACCGAGCCCTGCAAATCTATATACTATTCGTTCACGACAGAATATTATCCACCGCGCCCGACTTGGACTACTCGCCTTTTTGCGAGCCTGCCGAGGTGTGGGTAGGGGTAGAGGGTGTTGCAGCGGAATAAAAAACAGCGAGGCTAAGAAATAG